A window of Nodosilinea sp. PGN35 genomic DNA:
CCAGGTCTTCACCGGCCTCCGTCGCCGAGGCGATAATCAGCTGCTCAATGCGAGGCTGGAACTGCTTTGCCAGCGCTCCCAGCACCTCGGGGCGCACGGGCACAGCGCGCCACCCCACAACGCTCAACCCTTCGCCTCGAACCACTTGCTCGAAGGTGTGGCGCACAAAGGCAGCGGCCTCGTCGTGGCCAGGCAGAAAGATCATCGCTACGCCAGTGCGCTGGCTGTCTAGCGCCCCATCCCCTTGTTCCCCGGCCCAGCGGTTCAGCACTGCCCACGGAATTGCGGTCATCACCCCGGCCCCGTCCCCAGAATCCTGATCGGCGCAGCAGCCGCCCCGATGCTCCATACAGTCAAGGGCGGCGAGGGCTTTGGCCACCAAAGCGTGGCTAGCACGGTTCTGGCGATCGGCTAAAAAGCCTACGCCACAGGCATCGCGTTCTTCGACTAACGACTTGGGGCCCCAGTTCGGCCATTCAGAGCGGGAGTGCTGCTGGGGTTGGTAGGGTTGATTCACAGGTGTACGTCCCATGGGAAACGAAGGGGTGGTAAAAACAGAGCAACAAATCTAGCTGGGAAAACCAGCCTAGCAGCCCGCACTCGCGGCGAAACGGCAGAGGCTTTAATCGTTTGGCGGGGCATCTGGGGGGGGGGGGTAAAAATTGAGCCGAAAAACAGTTTTGGCCCAGTATTGATTTTAGAAACCCAGGGCGCATCCTGCCCTTGAGCCCGCCCCGGGTCACAGCCTCGCATTTTGCTGACGGGAACTAGAGGCCGCAGCCCGAGTCATAGAGCGATGACGCACTCGACGCTGTATCAGTAATTTACAGACTTTATCAGTAGTTTACAAACCTTAGGCCCCCCTGTCGTCACAGCTTCTTAGAATTGAGCGGCAGTAACGGTAGCGATTGTTTCAAAACCCTCCCGAAATGCGCTCAAGGGCCTGAAAGTTGGTTCTACTATTCTGTAAAATTCAGCTCTCCTTATCCCAAGCCGCTCCTATGGTTAGATGGCCGATCTCAGCCCTACTGTCCCCTCAGACCGTCCCAGGGCGTCGCTGGCCTACGGGGCTGGTCAGATGGATCAGCCTGGGACTCCTGAGCGCGATCGCCCCCTGGCCCGCTGAGGCTATGCCCGTCGCCGCCCCGCCTGCGGCGGCCAGCCTAACCAGCACTGCTGCCGCTCCCACCGCCCAGGGCCAAACCCTGATTCTCAACGGCCGTCAAGTCGCCATCCCCTGGCGGGTGGTCAATGGCCAGATTGGCCTGGCCGACTACGGTCTAACTGAGCACCTGGGGGTGACGCTCCTCAGCAGCGGTGACCCCAGTCGGCAACCCGTGCAGTGGTTTAGCGATCCGGGCAGCCCGGTGGAGCTGACGGCCTGGGTGCAGGGCGGCTATCGATTCCTTGACCTGGGGCCTTTGGCGGTTCGCCACGGCTGGCAGGTGCAGCCCCAGGCAGGTACCCTACAGCTGTCCACGGCTCCGGCCCAAGTTCTAGGGCTGCGCCGGGTGCCCCAGCCCGGTGGCGAACGGCTGATTGTCGATCTCTCGGGCCCCGTGCCCGCCGCGCTAACCGACAGCGACGATGCCCTGACGCTCACCTTAGGGGCCACCGCCACCAGTCGGGTGATTGCGGATGCCATCGCCGCCCCTGCCGGAGCCTACCTGGGGTCGCTGACAATCACTTCCACTGGCGGCGAACTTCGCCTCCAGGCCAGTGCCAGCCATCCGCCCCGCCTGAGCACCCAGGCCAATCCCCCTCAACTTATCATCGACGTGCGGGCCGACAGTCTCCAGTCCCACAGCATTGCCTGGGCCCCCGGATTGCGTTGGCAACAACGGTATGTCTCCGTAGCCGGGCAGCCGTTTCCCGTGTACTACCTCCAGATCGATCCGACCCAGGCCAGCCTGCGCCCCATCTGGACTGACCCGACAACAGCGGTGGGCACCGCCCCACTGACCACTATCGCCCAGCGCTGGCAGGCCACCGCCGCCATCAACGCGGGGTTTTTCAACCGCAACAATCAGTACCCCCTCGGAGCCGTGCGCACCAACCAAACCTGGATTTCAGGCCCCATCCTCAGTCGCGGCGTGGTGGGGTGGACTGATCAGGGACAGGTACGGATGGAGCGTCTGGCGCTGCAGCAGACCCTCACCACCGCCAGCGGCCAGCGCTTTTCGGTATTGGCCATCAACAGCGGCTATGTGCAGGCGGGCATTGGTCTCTACACCCCCGCCTGGGGGCCAACTTACCGCCCCATCATCGAAGGCGAAACCGTAGTCACAGTGGTGAATGACGTAGTTACGGCCCAGCAGCCCGCGAGCACAATTGGCCCTGGGGGAGTCCAGATTCCCGCCGACGGCTATGTGCTGGCGCTGCGATCCTACGCTACCGCAGCTCAGGCTTTGCCCCCAGGGCAGCGGGTTGCCCTGGCCTCCGATCTCCTGCCTGCAACCATGGAGTCTTTTCCCCACCTAGTGGGCGGTGGCCCGCTGCTGATTCGCGATCGCACCCTGGTGCTCAACGCCCAGCTAGAGCAGTTTAGCGCCGTCTTTGGCACCCAGGCGGCCCCCCGCAGCGCCATCGGTCTCACCGCCACGGGCGAAATTTTGCTGGTGGCTGTCCACAATAGCCCCCTTGGCCCCGGCCCCACCCTCGATCAGCTGGCTCAGATCATGCTTCAGCTCGGCAGCACCGACGCCCTCAACCTGGACGGCGGCAGCTCCGCCAGCCTCTACCTGGGCGGACGGCTGATCAATCGCTCCCCCCGCACGGCGGCCCGAGTGAGTAATGGCATTGGGCTATTTTTTCCCTAGGCCCCCAGATGGCTTACCGCTCTACCGCAGGCACCCAATTCTTTAACAACCGCAAACCGGTATAAAGAATCTGTGTTTTTGCATCCCATCTGGCCCCGAGCCTTCGCCCCGCCAGTGAGCAGTTGTTAGACTGTTGCTTGAAAACCTCAGCCTGAGTCAGTGCCCTGAGTCGGTACATTGTGAAACTCTTGGGCTAGGGCAAAAGTCTAATAGCCATGGGCACCATAGGACAATGCGGTTCCCCTGAGTCGCCTATCCTGCCGCAGTCTTATACGTTCCGGTTCTAGGAGAATTACTGTTATGCCAAAACTGCAAGATTCAATTCAGCCCACCGCCCTGGCTCTCGCCACTAGCAACGGCAAAGAAATTGCTGAAACCGGCCTGCGCCCCTGGGGATCTTACACGGTGCTCGAGGAGGGCCGAGGCTACAAAATTAAGCGGATCGAAGTCAAGCCGGGCCATCGCCTCAGCCTCCAGATGCACCACCACCGCAGCGAACACTGGATCGTGGTATCTGGCACCGCCAAAGTGGTCTGCGGCGAAAACGAAATCCTTTTGTCTACCAACCAGTCCACCTATGTGCCCCCCTGCACCCAGCACCGCCTCGAGAATGTAGGCGTCATTCCCCTGGTGCTGATTGAGGTACAAAACGGCGAATACCTGGGCGAAGACGACATTGTTCGATTCCAAGACGACTACTCTCGAGCTGAAACCCTCTAAGCATTTCTCTCACCAGATTGGCATCCCCGAGGACGGCGATAGTGCTAAGCTCAGCACTACCGCCGTTTTGTTGTGTATTGCTGCGCAGTTCCATGGTTCAAATTCGCCCCGCCGCTGCCCAAGAACTGAAACGACTGCTGCGTCGGCACACCACCCCAGGCACCGACGCTGAACCCCAGGTTTATCTCACCCTTGAGCCCGGAGGCTGCGCCGACTGGACCTACCGCCTCAGCGCCGCCGCCCTATCGACCCAGACCAAAACAGCTCTAACCTGTGGCGACCTCAGCCTGGCGGTACCTATCGACCAGCTAGATCTAGTCAAAGATCTCACCATCGACTACGCCGAAGACCTGATGGGGGGCGGGTTTCGTTTCGTCAATCCCGTGGCCCAGCGCACTTGCGGCTGCGGCAACGCCTTTGCCCTCAACGCAGAGGCCCCAGTGGCCCAAGACTGTACCGCTGTTCACCTGCCGACCCCTTTGAGCGATCCAGAATCTGATGAAGAAATGCTTCAGACCCTGGGCTCATAGATTTGACCAAAGTTTCTCCACAGTGGTAGCATTGGATCTTGTGAAAACTTGAGTTTATTACCGCCGTAGCAGCAGAAGCATCCTATGCCCACGATTCAGCAACTCATTCGGAGTGAGCGCCAAAGAGCCGACAAAAAAACCAAATCCCCTGCTCTAAAAAGCTGTCCACAGCGTCGCGGGGTTTGTACTCGTGTGTATACCACCACGCCCAAAAAGCCTAACTCGGCGCTGCGCAAGGTGGCCAGGGTGCGTTTGACCTCTGGTTTTGAGGTCACTGCCTATATCCCCGGCATTGGTCACAACCTGCAAGAGCACTCCGTAGTCATGATTCGCGGCGGTCGGGTCAAAGACCTTCCCGGCGTGCGCTACCACATTATTCGCGGCACCCTCGACACCGCTGGCGTCAAAGACCGTCGCCAGGGGCGCTCTAAGTATGGGGCCAAGCGTCCTAAGGGCTAGGGTTTGGCCGTGGGACGGGGCCGGTCTTAAGCTGGCTGCCCAGCGCCCTGACTACAATTGGAAAGTTATTATCCTGACCACCGCCTAGGCTGTGGATAGTATCGCCCCGGCCTTTACTGCCTTTACTCGAGCTCAAGTATCCGCCCACCTTGTCCGCACAGCTAGCCTTCAATCACTGGAATTTGAACCATGTCTCGCCGTACTGTCATCCAAAAGCGTCCCATTCCGCCCGACTCTGTCTACAACAGCCGCCTCATCACAATGATGAGCCGTCGCCTGATGACGAGTGGAAAGAAGTCTTTGGCTGACAGAATTATCTACGACTCCTTTGGCATCATCAAGGAGCGGAGCGGCGGCGATCCCCTCGATGTGTTTGAGCGGGCCGTGCGGAACGCGTCTCCCCTGGTGGAGGTAAAGGCCCGTCGGGTGGGGGGTGCTACCTATCAGGTACCGATGGAGGTGCGTTCTGAGCGCAGCGTTGCCCTCGCCCTGCGCTGGCTGACGCAGTTTGCCCGTCAGCGTCCTGGCAAATCAATGGCCATCAAGCTGGCTAACGAGTTGATGGATGCAGCCAATGAGACCGGCGGTGCCGTGCGCAAGCGCGAAGAGACCCACCGCATGGCAGAAGCGAACAAGGCTTTCGCCCACTACCGCTACTGAGCTGAGCGGGTGGTAGTGACCCTGGAGCTTTGCTTCCTTGGCGATCGCTGTTTCTGCTTCCTAAAATAAAAATCTGTTTGGGTTTGCCAGAGCGGCTAGCCCCAGAACGGCTAGCCGTAGCGTAACAAGGAGGGAGCTGTGGGACGAACAACGCCCCTAGAGCGGGTTAGAAACATTGGTATTGCGGCGCACATTGACGCTGGCAAGACTACCACCACGGAGCGCATCCTGTTCTACTCAGGGATCGTGCACAAAATTGGTGAAGTGCACGAGGGCACTGCCGTCACCGACTGGATGGAGCAGGAGCGAGAGCGGGGAATTACCATCACCGCTGCGGCCATTACTACCACCTGGCGCGACAATCAAATCAACATCATTGACACCCCTGGGCACGTTGACTTCACCATTGAGGTCGAGCGCTCCATGCGCGTCCTAGACGGAGTAATTGCGGTCTTTGATTCAGTGGGAGGGGTTCAGCCTCAGTCAGAAACGGTGTGGCGTCAGGCCAATCGCTACAGCGTTCCTCGCATTGCTTTCGTCAACAAAATGGATCGAACCGGTGCCGACTTCTTTAAGGTGTGCGGCCAGCTGCGCGATCGCCTAGGCGCAAATGCAGTACCGATTCAGATTCCCGTTGGAGCTGAGGCTGGCTTCCAGGGAGTTGTTGATCTAGTCGCCATGCGTGCCCGCATCTACCACGATGACCTGGGGCAGAACTTTGACGATACGGAGATACCCGCCGAGATTCAGGATGTGGCAGAGGAGTATCGCGCCCAGCTCGTTGAAGCGGTAGCTGAGACTGACGATGTCCTGATGGAAAAATATTTTGAAGGGCACCCCCTATCCTCCGACGAGATCGCCAACGCCCTGCGTCAGGGAACAGTGCAGGGTACTCTGGTGCCAGTTCTATGCGGCTCTGCCTTCAAAAATAAAGGGATACAGCTGCTCTTGGACGCAGTTGTAGACTATCTGCCTTCCCCTCTCGAAGTGCCGCCAATTCAGGGGCAGCTACCCAATGGTGAACTTGCTGAGCGGCCCGCAGACGACGACGAGCCTCTGGCAGCTTTGGCGTTTAAGATCATGGCCGACCCCTATGGGCGGCTCACCTTTGTGCGAGTCTACTCTGGAGTGCTAAAGAAAGGTAGCTACATCTACAACGCCACCAAAGACAAAAAAGAGCGCATCTCTCGATTGATTGTGCTCAAGGCCGACGATCGCATCGAAGTAGATGAACTGAGGGCTGGCGACCTAGGAGCCGCCATTGGCCTCAAAGATACCTTTACTGGCGACACCATCTGCGATCCTGAGCACCCCATCGTCCTGGAGTCTCTGTTTGTTCCCGAGCCCGTTATCTCGGTGGCGGTAGAGCCTAAAACCAAGCAGGATATGGATAAGCTATCCAAAGCTCTGCAATCTCTGTCGGAGGAGGACCCCACCTTCCGGGTCAGCACCAATCCCGAGACCAACCAAACCGTGATTGCCGGTATGGGTGAGCTGCATCTCGATATTCTTGTCGATCGCATGCTGCGGGAGTTTAAAGTCGAGGCCAACATCGGTGCTCCCCAGGTGGCCTACCGAGAAACCATCCGCAAAGCCACCAGGGCCGAAGGCAAGTTTATTCGCCAGAGCGGCGGTAAAGGCCAGTACGGTCACGTCGTAGTCGAGGTAGAGCCCTCTGAGGAAAGCAGCGGTTTTGAATTTGTGTCTAAAATAGTTGGGGGGACTATTCCTAAAGAATATATTTCCCCGGCAGAACAGGGCATGAAAGAAGCCTGTGAATCTGGTATCCTAGCTGGGTACCCGGTGATTGATTTAAAGGTTACGCTGGTCGATGGGTCTTACCACGATGTAGACTCATCAGAGATGGCCTTTAAAATCGCTGGGTCAATGGCGATGAAGGAAGCCGTCATGCAGGCGTCTCCCGTCCTTCTAGAGCCGATCATGAAGGTCGAGGTTGAAGTTCCAGAAGATTTTCTGGGTGACGTCATGGGAGATTTAAACTCCCGCCGTGGCCAGATCGAGGGTATGGGAACAGAGGTTGACGTTGCAAAGGTTACAGCCCATGTTCCCCTAGCTGAGATGTTTGGTTATGCTACCGACATCCGCTCTAAAACGCAGGGTCGGGGCATTTTTTCGATGGAGTTTAGCCACTACGGCGAGGTTCCTCGAAACGTGGCTGAGGCCATTATCTCTAAAAACACTGGGAACGCTTAGAAAGGAAAGGACACGTAACGTAAATGGCACGCGAAAAGTTTGAACGCAATAAACCCCACGTCAACATCGGCACTATCGGTCACGTTGACCACGGTAAAACCACTCTGACGGCTGCTATCACCATGACGCTGGCAGCGGCTGGTGGCGCTAAGGCTCGTAAATATGACGAGATCGATGCGGCTCCTGAAGAGAAGGCCCGTGGTATTACCATCAACACGGCCCACGTGGAGTACGAGACCGAAACTCGCCACTACGCCCACGTTGACTGCCCTGGACACGCCGACTATGTAAAGAACATGATCACGGGTGCGGCCCAAATGGACGGGGCCATTCTGGTGTGTTCTGCCGCCGACGGCCCCATGCCCCAAACCCGGGAGCATATTCTGCTGGCTAAGCAGGTTGGCGTACCCAGCATCGTAGTGTTTTTGAACAAGCAAGACCAGGTCGATGACGAAGAGCTGCTGGAACTGGTCGAGCTAGAAGTGCGCGAACTACTCAGCTCCTACGATTTCCCCGGCGATGACATTCCCATCACCTCTGGGTCGGCTTTGCTAGCAGTGGAAGCTCTGACGGCTACCCCGGCCATCGGTCGTGGAGACAATGAGTGGGTCGATAAAATCCTGGCGCTGATGGACAGCGTCGACGATTACATCCCTACCCCCGAGCGCGATGTCGATAAGCCCTTCCTCATGGCGGTTGAGGATGTGTTCTCCATCACTGGCCGTGGCACCGTTGCCACCGGACGGATCGAACGCGGCAAGGTCAAAGTAGGTGAAACCGTCGAGCTGGTAGGTATTCGCGATACTCGCAACACTACCGTGACCGGCGTTGAAATGTTCCAGAAGACCCTGGATGAAGGGATGGCTGGGGACAACGTGGGGCTGCTGCTGCGCGGTGTGCAAAAGGAGGACATCGAACGGGGTATGGTACTGGCCAAGCCCGGCAGTATTACTCCCCACACTCAGTTTGAGTCTGAGGTCTACATCCTTAAGAAAGAAGAGGGTGGCCGTCACACTCCTTTCTTCCCTGGCTACAAGCCTCAGTTCTACGTGCGTACCACCGACGTGACCGGCAGCATCATCGCCTTTACCTCTGACGACGGCAGCGATGCTGAAATGGTTATGCCTGGCGATCGCATCAAAATGACCGTAGAGCTGATCAACCCCATTGCCATTGAGCAGGGGATGCGCTTTGCCATTCGTGAGGGTGGCCGCACGGTGGGAGCCGGTGTGGTTTCCAAGATTCTCAAGTAGTCTCAGACTATTTTTTTAGAGACAGGAGCAGGCCTTCAGAGGTTTGCTCTTGTCTTTTGTCTCCACGGCGTTTTGCCGTTGCTTTGTACCTTGACAATCAGTTCTTCTAAGACCTATGGCTACTATTCAGCAACAAAAGATTCGCATTCGCCTCAAAGCCTTTGACCGCAGACTTCTAGACACCTCCTGCGAGAAGATTGTCGATACCGCCAATCGCACTAACGCCACAGCTATTGGCCCCATTCCGCTGCCAACTAAACGCCGCATTTACTGTGTACTGCGCTCTCCCCACGTCGATAAAGATTCCCGCGAGCACTTTGAGAGCCGCACCCATCGCCGCATCATCGATATCTATCAGCCGTCCTCTAAAACCATTGATGCCCTGATGAAGCTGGATCTGCCCGCTGGGGTGGATATCGAAGTGAAGCTCTAGATCGCATCTGCTTGACCCGCCGAGCCTTGGTCTTCGGCGGGTTCTTTATATTGAACTAAGCGATGGGATCACCGCACAGATCCCCGGCATTCCCTAGGGGAGTTGGGTTAGAATACTTTTATGTAAACAAGTGTTACAGCCCGCCGGGTCTGGTGCGGCGAGCTTGAATCCGCAAGAGGCGACAATGGCATTCTCCGAGTCCATATCTGTGCGAGAACTACCACTCTTTCCGCTACCTGAACTAGTTTTATTTCCGGGGAGACACCTACCGCTTCATGTGTTTGAGCCCCGCTACCGGATCATGATGAACACCATTCTGCAGAGCGATCGCCGCTTTGGCGTGCTTATGCTGGATCCTGCTAGCGGGCAGCCCGCCAATGTGGGCTGTTGCGCTGAGATTCTCCACTACCAGCGGCTGCCCGACGATCGCCTTAAAATTCTCACCATTGGGCAACAGCGGTTTCGGGTGCTGAGCTACGTGCGCGAAAAACCCTATCGTGTGGGACTAGTGGAGTGGATTGAGGATAAGCCCACCAGCCAGGATCTAAGCCCGCTGGCCTCCGACGTAGATCGCCTGCTGCGGGATGTCGTGCATCTGTCGGCCAAGCTAACCAATCAGGATATTGATCTCCCCGACAATATCCCCGACATCCCCATCGAATTGTCTTACTGGGTAGCGAGCAATCTGCACGGGGTAGCTCTCGAACAGCAAGCGCTGCTCGAGATGGATGACACCAGCGTGCGGCTGGAGCGCGAAGCCGAAATTCTAACTTCTACTCGGAATCATTTGGCAGCCCGCACAGCGCTTAAGGAAGTACTTGAGTAGACTGGGTTTTAGCCTTAGCGGCGGCTAGGCTAGGGTCAGCGGTGATCAGGTCGTAGGTGCCAAAATTGACGAGGGTCTCGGTGCAGCTCAGGAGCCCGTCGAGGGCTCGCTGCCCAACGGCGCTGTGGGCACTGATCTCTAAATCGACAAAGAACAGGTATTCCCCCAGCGATCGCTTGGTGGGGCGCGACTCGATGCGGCTGAGATTAATTCCGGAGCGAGCCAATACCTCTAGGGGTTTGAGCAGGGCACCGGGGCCGTTGACCGGCAGGCTAAAGGCCAGGGATGTGTACTGCCCCCCGAGCGGAGATGTCTGGGGATCGCTGCCCTTGAGCACCCAGAACTTGGTGCAATTGTCTGTATGGTCGTTGATGTTATGGGCCAGTATTGGCAGGTTGTACAGCTGAGCCGCCCACTCTGAGGAAATAGCGGCTACGGCACTGTTGTCGGCCAGGTGCCCCAACGCTTCTGTAGTAGAACGGGTGGCAATTAGATGGGCCTGGGGCAGGTGGCGCTCCAGCCAG
This region includes:
- a CDS encoding phosphodiester glycosidase family protein — protein: MVRWPISALLSPQTVPGRRWPTGLVRWISLGLLSAIAPWPAEAMPVAAPPAAASLTSTAAAPTAQGQTLILNGRQVAIPWRVVNGQIGLADYGLTEHLGVTLLSSGDPSRQPVQWFSDPGSPVELTAWVQGGYRFLDLGPLAVRHGWQVQPQAGTLQLSTAPAQVLGLRRVPQPGGERLIVDLSGPVPAALTDSDDALTLTLGATATSRVIADAIAAPAGAYLGSLTITSTGGELRLQASASHPPRLSTQANPPQLIIDVRADSLQSHSIAWAPGLRWQQRYVSVAGQPFPVYYLQIDPTQASLRPIWTDPTTAVGTAPLTTIAQRWQATAAINAGFFNRNNQYPLGAVRTNQTWISGPILSRGVVGWTDQGQVRMERLALQQTLTTASGQRFSVLAINSGYVQAGIGLYTPAWGPTYRPIIEGETVVTVVNDVVTAQQPASTIGPGGVQIPADGYVLALRSYATAAQALPPGQRVALASDLLPATMESFPHLVGGGPLLIRDRTLVLNAQLEQFSAVFGTQAAPRSAIGLTATGEILLVAVHNSPLGPGPTLDQLAQIMLQLGSTDALNLDGGSSASLYLGGRLINRSPRTAARVSNGIGLFFP
- a CDS encoding phosphomannose isomerase type II C-terminal cupin domain; amino-acid sequence: MPKLQDSIQPTALALATSNGKEIAETGLRPWGSYTVLEEGRGYKIKRIEVKPGHRLSLQMHHHRSEHWIVVSGTAKVVCGENEILLSTNQSTYVPPCTQHRLENVGVIPLVLIEVQNGEYLGEDDIVRFQDDYSRAETL
- a CDS encoding iron-sulfur cluster assembly accessory protein, whose protein sequence is MVQIRPAAAQELKRLLRRHTTPGTDAEPQVYLTLEPGGCADWTYRLSAAALSTQTKTALTCGDLSLAVPIDQLDLVKDLTIDYAEDLMGGGFRFVNPVAQRTCGCGNAFALNAEAPVAQDCTAVHLPTPLSDPESDEEMLQTLGS
- the rpsL gene encoding 30S ribosomal protein S12, with amino-acid sequence MPTIQQLIRSERQRADKKTKSPALKSCPQRRGVCTRVYTTTPKKPNSALRKVARVRLTSGFEVTAYIPGIGHNLQEHSVVMIRGGRVKDLPGVRYHIIRGTLDTAGVKDRRQGRSKYGAKRPKG
- the rpsG gene encoding 30S ribosomal protein S7, which translates into the protein MSRRTVIQKRPIPPDSVYNSRLITMMSRRLMTSGKKSLADRIIYDSFGIIKERSGGDPLDVFERAVRNASPLVEVKARRVGGATYQVPMEVRSERSVALALRWLTQFARQRPGKSMAIKLANELMDAANETGGAVRKREETHRMAEANKAFAHYRY
- the fusA gene encoding elongation factor G → MGRTTPLERVRNIGIAAHIDAGKTTTTERILFYSGIVHKIGEVHEGTAVTDWMEQERERGITITAAAITTTWRDNQINIIDTPGHVDFTIEVERSMRVLDGVIAVFDSVGGVQPQSETVWRQANRYSVPRIAFVNKMDRTGADFFKVCGQLRDRLGANAVPIQIPVGAEAGFQGVVDLVAMRARIYHDDLGQNFDDTEIPAEIQDVAEEYRAQLVEAVAETDDVLMEKYFEGHPLSSDEIANALRQGTVQGTLVPVLCGSAFKNKGIQLLLDAVVDYLPSPLEVPPIQGQLPNGELAERPADDDEPLAALAFKIMADPYGRLTFVRVYSGVLKKGSYIYNATKDKKERISRLIVLKADDRIEVDELRAGDLGAAIGLKDTFTGDTICDPEHPIVLESLFVPEPVISVAVEPKTKQDMDKLSKALQSLSEEDPTFRVSTNPETNQTVIAGMGELHLDILVDRMLREFKVEANIGAPQVAYRETIRKATRAEGKFIRQSGGKGQYGHVVVEVEPSEESSGFEFVSKIVGGTIPKEYISPAEQGMKEACESGILAGYPVIDLKVTLVDGSYHDVDSSEMAFKIAGSMAMKEAVMQASPVLLEPIMKVEVEVPEDFLGDVMGDLNSRRGQIEGMGTEVDVAKVTAHVPLAEMFGYATDIRSKTQGRGIFSMEFSHYGEVPRNVAEAIISKNTGNA
- the tuf gene encoding elongation factor Tu; translated protein: MAREKFERNKPHVNIGTIGHVDHGKTTLTAAITMTLAAAGGAKARKYDEIDAAPEEKARGITINTAHVEYETETRHYAHVDCPGHADYVKNMITGAAQMDGAILVCSAADGPMPQTREHILLAKQVGVPSIVVFLNKQDQVDDEELLELVELEVRELLSSYDFPGDDIPITSGSALLAVEALTATPAIGRGDNEWVDKILALMDSVDDYIPTPERDVDKPFLMAVEDVFSITGRGTVATGRIERGKVKVGETVELVGIRDTRNTTVTGVEMFQKTLDEGMAGDNVGLLLRGVQKEDIERGMVLAKPGSITPHTQFESEVYILKKEEGGRHTPFFPGYKPQFYVRTTDVTGSIIAFTSDDGSDAEMVMPGDRIKMTVELINPIAIEQGMRFAIREGGRTVGAGVVSKILK
- the rpsJ gene encoding 30S ribosomal protein S10; this translates as MATIQQQKIRIRLKAFDRRLLDTSCEKIVDTANRTNATAIGPIPLPTKRRIYCVLRSPHVDKDSREHFESRTHRRIIDIYQPSSKTIDALMKLDLPAGVDIEVKL
- a CDS encoding LON peptidase substrate-binding domain-containing protein, with protein sequence MAFSESISVRELPLFPLPELVLFPGRHLPLHVFEPRYRIMMNTILQSDRRFGVLMLDPASGQPANVGCCAEILHYQRLPDDRLKILTIGQQRFRVLSYVREKPYRVGLVEWIEDKPTSQDLSPLASDVDRLLRDVVHLSAKLTNQDIDLPDNIPDIPIELSYWVASNLHGVALEQQALLEMDDTSVRLEREAEILTSTRNHLAARTALKEVLE
- the pheA gene encoding prephenate dehydratase, with amino-acid sequence MTVTIAYLGPEGTYTQLAALAYSLHLEHRGHPAVNLVALPSIPKAMQATAEGTTTLTIVPVENSTEGGVTTTLDTLWQLQQLKIHHAVVMPIRHGLLSQADDLSAIDVVYSHPQALSQCQRWLERHLPQAHLIATRSTTEALGHLADNSAVAAISSEWAAQLYNLPILAHNINDHTDNCTKFWVLKGSDPQTSPLGGQYTSLAFSLPVNGPGALLKPLEVLARSGINLSRIESRPTKRSLGEYLFFVDLEISAHSAVGQRALDGLLSCTETLVNFGTYDLITADPSLAAAKAKTQSTQVLP